The Molothrus ater isolate BHLD 08-10-18 breed brown headed cowbird chromosome 9, BPBGC_Mater_1.1, whole genome shotgun sequence genome includes a region encoding these proteins:
- the RGS21 gene encoding regulator of G-protein signaling 21: protein MPVKCCFHRSNAGETMAWSESVDTVLSNKEGLAAFRTFLKSEFSEENVEFWLACEDFKKTKSSTKIALKAQKIYSDFIQADAPKEINIDFHTKNDISQNISEPTLSCFDAAQSSIYCLMAKDSFPRFLRSEVYKELVKKHQDRNQKRWLPFL, encoded by the exons ATGCCAGTGAA ATGTTGTTTTCACAGGTCAAACGCTGGGGAAACCATGGCCTGGTCTGAGTCTGTGGATACAGTACTATCCAATAAAG AGGGCCTGGCAGCTTTTCGGACATTTTTGAAGTCTGAATTCAGTGAGGAGAATGTGGAGTTCTGGCTAGCCTGTGAGGACTTCAAGAAAACCAAATCCTCCACTAAGATTGCGTTGAAAGCCCAGAAGATTTATTCTGACTTTATACAAGCTGATGCTCCAAAGGAG ATAAATATTGACTTCCATACCAAAAATGACATCTCCCAGAACATCTCTGAGCCCACCCTCAGCTGCTTTgatgctgctcagagctcaaTCTACTGTCTCATGGCAAAGGACTCTTTTCCCAGGTTTCTGAGGTCAGAAGTGTACAAGGAACTGGTGAAGAAGCACCAGGACAGAAATCAGAAGAGATGGCTCCCGTTTCTCTGA